DNA from Prunus persica cultivar Lovell chromosome G6, Prunus_persica_NCBIv2, whole genome shotgun sequence:
AATTTGGTCTTTTGCCTTATGCtaattagatgaaattgtattactatcttccaaattagtaaactatattgtgttttaaaactaaagctcCCTTTATATATAAGTACATaattaataccatttcatacaaaaaaattttataaaaaaaccttaaAAAGCCCATCAAAACATTCAATATCTTTTGCAGAAACCACCTCCAATTGTCCATAGTTACACCACATACAATCGTaaaggcaaaaggaaatacctctacaaaaagggaaaaagtacactgttaatactatgccATAGAAGAAGTTGTGAGTACTAAATTCTCCACAAGCTCTGATTACCACCTAGTAAAACAACATCCAAACTTACGTAGTCAAAGGAAAACATTCCCacgaacaaaaagaagaagaaaaaattgaactatTGGATTGATTTACTGTGAAACATTCCCAAGCGCCGTCTCACTCCCTGGTGCCTACCCCTAATGTTTAGAGTGAACTCGCTGCGGTGTTTTCCCGCCTAGGTCGATTTTTCagagtttcttcttcttcttcatcttttgcAAAAAACACTGTTAATTCGATATCTTTTGCAAAAAATAAAGCCAACCGTTTTAAAATTCACCGTACAAACCAACACGACACATGGAGTCTTGACGAACAGAATGCATTGTAAATATCATATCAGCATATTGTTCCTCAAAATAAACAGAAGCAACTTTACGTACAAGGTCATCAAGATAACAAAGCTTGCATATAGAAATGACCATGAAACTGATGAAAGCAGTAAAACAAGTATCCACAATGGGCGGGTCGGGTGGCTGTTTACATATTCCTTTATGTCATGCTTTGTTAGTACCAAGGCCATACCAGAAAACTCATTGGTAATAACTAATAACCACTTCACTACCATAAGGGTGATAAACACTTTCAAAATATATAGACATTGAGTGCACGAACAACACATTTCAAAGacaccattttcttttcatcaaaGAGATCAAAAACCTAGAAAAGCAAAATCCAGTTCGTGTAAGTAGGTGTAGGGAATTATATTTATCCTAGTCAATTAGTGCAAGATGTTGGTATGAAGCATATACCCTGTCCAAGAAAAGATTTTCACCATAGGGAGTTCTAAATAGTGCTAACTCTTCCTGCAACATAATCATCATCCAAATAATTACTACAATGCATGAAACTAGAAAGAAACAACACATTTCTTcataattgaatttgaatgattCAAAGAAATTTGGCTGACCTTATGAATCGATATGTCGTCGATAATTGAACTACTCAACTTTTTAAACAGCTCATACAATACCTCCAGCTCATTAACAGTAACTGCATCATGATTTCATGCAAGTAAACAGCCCAAACAGCATTCAAAATTCTCATTAACTAAtcatttatttcttcttcttcttcctttttttttttcaaaattcccaaagcaaaaggaaataatttACAATTCGAAGTTctgcatatatatagttttcttAATCttctaaatattttaaataaataaataaattcatacaTCTGGTTTCATCGGCGATGATAGACATATCGCCGAAAATGAAACGGCGATTGGTTGGGCGGGGACGGCCTTTGAAGCAACCGATCACTGCAAAAATCAACACCTCTATGATCGCTACAAACAGTATAAATGTTGCGCAGATCCACTTGCCCAATGATAAAGACCTCAATCTCTGCTCAACCCCCTGCTTAATTAATCggaaaatcaaaaattaagCATAAACAATAGGAAATGAAAATTCgcacattttaatttttaccgAGAAATCCATTGTCGTCTGCAACAACTCATTGGATCGAGGCTACTACTTCTGGCACTGTGTGGCTTTGTGCTTTTCAATGAAATATATCTGCGTCTACactatagagagagagagagagagagagagagagagagagtaacaACTAATGAGTAAtaatccaattttgagttttttgtatGAATTTCTCACTAAAGGGTAAATCAGGAAATCTGTATATTAAGTAAactaacagaaaaaaaaaaagctggcAATAGTAGGGTGTGTTTATAAAGTCTATTTAATGTAAGGTAGGGTGTGTTTATGAAGTCAATTTCATGTAGGGTATTTCTATGATTCTATAGCTAGAAATGAGTTTCTTTAtagttatctttttttttttttgctcaaGATTAATAAATCGTCCTTATCCACTttgcactctttttttttttcctccttatGTCGTAgttctcatccatttttcaAGGCGCGACAATCTGCAAGGGCTCGTTTGTTATACTTTCTTAGCTTGGATTGGATTAGATAAATTTTTATCCCATATTTGTTTACACTTGGTTCTAAT
Protein-coding regions in this window:
- the LOC18772513 gene encoding calcineurin B-like protein 10, with protein sequence MDFSGVEQRLRSLSLGKWICATFILFVAIIEVLIFAVIGCFKGRPRPTNRRFIFGDMSIIADETRFTVNELEVLYELFKKLSSSIIDDISIHKEELALFRTPYGENLFLDRVFDLFDEKKMVSLKCVVRALNVYIF